In Phycisphaerae bacterium RAS2, the DNA window AAGCAGGGCCAGGGGCTTCTGCGTGGGCCATGCGACGCGTTCGCGCGCCACGGTCGACAGGAACGGTATATCCCATACATCCGTCAACATCGGTCCGTCGCGGTGGAAGTACAGTCGTCCGCGCCGCGTGTTCTTGTACGGCCGGCCGTTCTCGTCGTGATTCAACCCGTCGGTTCGATAGGCGCCGCTTCGCTGTGCGTGGAATCGGTGTCGGCCCAGGCGGCGGGCGTACACGAGAATCGTGTCGTGCTTGCGGCCGAACCAGCGCGTGGCGACGCCCCCCGTGCGGTAGTGCCAGATGACTTCATTGAGGAAGTTCTTCGCGCCGAACAGGTCGTCCAGCATGACGCGAAGGTGGTGAGCGGCGCGCCAGTCAGCGTGCAGATAAAGCGTGCCGTGTTCGGGCAGCAGTCGACGGCATTGTTCCACCCGCGGCAGCATGAATGCGAGATAGCCGCGCAGTCCGTCGGGCCAGCGGTCGTCGTAAGAACGGTCGCGCGAGTCCGATGTGAGCGATTCGCGGGGTTGCTTTCGCGCGGCCTTGCGACCGGCGGGCGCACGGCGCGGTTGATTGGTGAAAAAGGGCGGGTCGAGGTAAATGAGGTCGCAGCAGCCGTCGGGCAATTGCTTCATGAAGGCGAGGTTGTCGCCGGTGTGAAGCGTGTCGGGGCCGAGAGCGTCAGAGCGGCGACGGGATCGAGCAGGCATCAATCTAAGTTTGATTGATCGATGCCCAGGGCGTCAAGACGGCGGTAGAGCCGGCTGCGCGAGATGCCCATGATCTTCGCGGCGTGTGTCCGCTGGCCGCCCGCGATCTCCAGGGCGCGGAGGATTTCGCGGCGCTCAACTTCCTCGATGACGCGATCGAGAGGCATGGATACATTTGAATTCTGCGAGCGATGATTCAAATCGTGATT includes these proteins:
- the yhdJ_2 gene encoding DNA adenine methyltransferase YhdJ — translated: MPARSRRRSDALGPDTLHTGDNLAFMKQLPDGCCDLIYLDPPFFTNQPRRAPAGRKAARKQPRESLTSDSRDRSYDDRWPDGLRGYLAFMLPRVEQCRRLLPEHGTLYLHADWRAAHHLRVMLDDLFGAKNFLNEVIWHYRTGGVATRWFGRKHDTILVYARRLGRHRFHAQRSGAYRTDGLNHDENGRPYKNTRRGRLYFHRDGPMLTDVWDIPFLSTVARERVAWPTQKPLALLERIIQASSNPGERVADFFCGSGTTLVAARRLGRHCIGCDLAARAIAITGQRLRAIGAATLPPPPTEMKAAPAPRRDRPRRPPPSNPRSG